DNA from Paraburkholderia largidicola:
GCCGAACGGCGCGAGTCCCAACGCGGCGGCGGCCAGATACTGGCCGTCCTTGACGCCGCGCATTCCCGCGCGAAATTCTTCACCGACGAAGGTCGTCGCGTAACACGTCAAGCCGATCCAGCCTGCCACGAACTCGAACGGCGGCCATGCAAGGGTGAACGTCGACAAGGAAAGCGTATGCGGCGTGTTGAGCCATTCCATCCAGCTTTGCGGCAGCAGGGTCGCCGCGCCGAAGTACCAGAACAGCAGTTGCACGAGCAACGGCGAGTTGCGAAAAACGAGCACATACAGCGCAGCAATGCGCGTAACGAAGCCGTTACGCGCATTGCGCGCCATTGCAAGCGCGAAGCCCAGCAGCGTCGCCGACACGATCACGCATGCCGACAACAGCAAGGTCATCTCGAAGCCGTGCGCGAGCCACCCGACGTACTTCGGTTCCAGCCAGCCGTTCATACGTCGTTCAGCTCTTTTGCGGATCGCCGATCTTGAACAGACGCGGCAGCGGCGCGCGGCTGGACGGACCGAACCATTGGTCGTAGATCTTGCCCGCCGTGCCGTTCGCTTCGAGTCCCTTGAGCGTGTCATCGACCACGTTCAACAGACGCGTCTCGCCTTTCGGCACGCCCACGCCTTCATAGTCGTTGGAAATGGTGAACGGCGAAATTTCGTAGTTCGCCTTGTCCGGCACGTTCGCCAGCAGCGCGACGAGTTTCGGTCCGTCCTGCGTGATCGCCTGCACGTTGCCCGTACGCAGCGCGGCGAATGCGAACGGCGTGTCGTCATACGCGACGATGGTCGCGCCCGGGAATTGCGCACGCACCTGCTGCTCGTTCGTCGTGCCTTTATCCGCGCCGACGCGCAGGCTGTTCAATTGCTGCGGCGTTTTGAG
Protein-coding regions in this window:
- a CDS encoding amino acid ABC transporter permease, whose protein sequence is MNGWLEPKYVGWLAHGFEMTLLLSACVIVSATLLGFALAMARNARNGFVTRIAALYVLVFRNSPLLVQLLFWYFGAATLLPQSWMEWLNTPHTLSLSTFTLAWPPFEFVAGWIGLTCYATTFVGEEFRAGMRGVKDGQYLAAAALGLAPFGTFRYVILPQAIRIATPPLAGQYMNIVKNSSLTMAIGLAELSYTSRQVDTETFKTFQAFGAATVLYIATIAAIEVGLILWKRRSAHAWQRGNA
- a CDS encoding ABC transporter substrate-binding protein codes for the protein MKIRFAGAVIMGLMLAVSSAAHADRLDDIKKAGVLRVATFDSNPPFGFVDPKNNQIAGLDVDYARAVADKLGVKLEIQPTNPANRIAFLKSGKVDLVFANFTITDERKKEVDFSTPYFASGTQFIAKKGVLKTPQQLNSLRVGADKGTTNEQQVRAQFPGATIVAYDDTPFAFAALRTGNVQAITQDGPKLVALLANVPDKANYEISPFTISNDYEGVGVPKGETRLLNVVDDTLKGLEANGTAGKIYDQWFGPSSRAPLPRLFKIGDPQKS